Genomic segment of Candidatus Methanomethylicota archaeon:
TTGCAGCCTCAGTTTTACCTGAAGCCGTTGGGGCTATTAGGAGGACATTCCTACCCTCAAGTATCAATGGTATAGCCTTCTCCTGAGGTTCAGTGGGGGATGTAAACCCCCTCTTCTCCAAAGCCCTCCTAACGGGTAAAGCCAGTAGATTGAATGCCCCCTTAAGCTCAGCCATAACCATCAAAACCATTATAAATTTATGTGAACCCTACTTCCCCTTAACAAAAATGGTGTAACCACAATATCCACAAGCAAATCTATCACTATGTTTAGCCATAACCTTACCACACTTAGGGCAAGTCCTACCAATGAAGCTTATCTTACCAGTCTTGTAATCAAATGTATAAAGTTTATGTCGCTCAGCCACCACAAACACACCTCAATAGGTTAAGTGAGAATACTTATAAAAATTTTACTTACCCAATATCATCAAAACAACATCATTTATTAGTTAAAGAGGGGTAATTATATTTAGAAGTAGAGATGTACCCATATATCCAAGCTAAATGCACAGAAGATGCAAAGATATATGCAGTAATAAGCTATGGGCTAAGCTCCAACACATACATAATAGAAAGCCATGAGGAAACAGCAATAATAGACGTTGGATATGGACCCCCACACTCAAACATAATTGAAACCTTAAAGGAACTTAAAATATCCACCGAAAATGTTGGGAAGGTGCTAATAACACATAGACATAGAGACCACACAAGAGACATAAAGAGGTTAATGGAGGGAAACGATGACGTAAAGATATACATACA
This window contains:
- a CDS encoding 30S ribosomal protein S27ae, whose amino-acid sequence is MAERHKLYTFDYKTGKISFIGRTCPKCGKVMAKHSDRFACGYCGYTIFVKGK